In Nitrososphaera sp., the sequence CTATTGCGAAAAGATAACCAGTGCGTTCCGGCGCAAAATGATGTATTACCTCTGACCCTTTATCGAGCGATGAGATGTAAATTCTTGCATCTTGATGAATGCTCAACCGAGTCTCAGATGAATTCTCAGGACCGACCACGTTAAGAAATTTGTTCCTGCCAAGTTCGGGTGCGAATATTTCCTGCTTCCAGGATGGCTTCAGACCACGCTCGTTTGCAAAAATCCATATCTGCAGGAGCCTCAATGGCTTTTCCTTTGAGTGATTGTATTCTGAATGCACAATTCCCGAGCCTGCAGTCATTACCTGGACCTCGCCGGGATGGACTATCCCATGGTTGCCCTGATTGTCGCGGTGCTCCAGCTCTCCCTCGATTACATATGTGATAATTTCCATGTCCCGGTGGGGATGAAATCCAAATCCTGTGCCCGGTCGAATCAAATCATCATTGAATACCCGCAACGGACCAAAATTGATGTTCTCTGGATCGTGATAGTCAGCAAATGAAAAGTGGTGGTACGAGGTAAGCCATCCAAGGTCGCTCTTGAAATGCCTGTCAGCAGTTCTGATATCAATCATTACTGCAGTTAGGCCTGTTGGAATATTTAAGATTGGTAGGAATTCCGAACTTAGTAGGTATTTTGCAACAGACCGTTCCAGAAGCCAGAACCCGCTAACCGTTAAATCAAATCCCCAGCTTTCTGCAGCGTGAAAGAGAAAATTCTTGCAGGACTGACCATTCCAGTTACCCTTGGT encodes:
- a CDS encoding pirin family protein; the encoded protein is MIDIRTADRHFKSDLGWLTSYHHFSFADYHDPENINFGPLRVFNDDLIRPGTGFGFHPHRDMEIITYVIEGELEHRDNQGNHGIVHPGEVQVMTAGSGIVHSEYNHSKEKPLRLLQIWIFANERGLKPSWKQEIFAPELGRNKFLNVVGPENSSETRLSIHQDARIYISSLDKGSEVIHHFAPERTGYLFAIAGELAVNNSALSERSSMRINRVEELSIAATIKSEVILIDMAEKFRINGIVNEATAIM